One Schistocerca cancellata isolate TAMUIC-IGC-003103 chromosome 1, iqSchCanc2.1, whole genome shotgun sequence genomic region harbors:
- the LOC126125466 gene encoding histone-lysine N-methyltransferase SETMAR, whose amino-acid sequence MCDNVLSSSLDSEILTGDEENLADNYNHPIEGLIYTPCNIPGPGANIEDFETQYAVGCSCRNGICVSELDCECIRSYNRSYDGNGCLLPERIVGCIMECNSLCLCGHQSRCGNRICQLGPADGLEICMTGNGKGMGLRTTKKIAVGSFICEYAGEIIGIEEAKRRAQSQSDSDMNYIFVLNEHLANGNLLKTCVDPTVIGNIGRYINHSCQPNSVVIPVRTNTLIPKIGIFAADVIQPGEEITFDYGGNSSAECNVKSNKLCLCGSTNCKKYLPYDALLYLE is encoded by the coding sequence ATGTGTGACAATGTTTTATCTAGCTCACTGGACAGTGAGATCCTAACTGGAGATGAAGAAAATCTGGCTGACAATTACAACCATCCCATTGAAGGTCTAATTTATACACCATGTAACATACCAGGCCCAGGAGCTAATATTGAAGACTTTGAAACACAATATGCTGTGGGATGCAGCTGCAGAAATGGTATTTGTGTTTCAGAATTGGATTGTGAATGTATAAGATCTTACAacagaagctatgatggaaatggGTGCTTGTTGCCAGAGAGGATTGTTGGTTGTATTATGGAGTGCAACTCCTTGTGTCTTTGTGGACATCAGTCCAGATGTGGAAATAGAATTTGTCAACTTGGTCCAGCGGATGGGCTGGAGATATGTATGACAGGTAATGGGAAAGGTATGGGACTCAGGACAACAAAGAAAATTGCTGTAGGTTCATTTATCTGTGAATATGCTGGAGAAATAATAGGAATAGAGGAAGCAAAACGTAGAGCACAGTCACAAAGTGACAGTGACATGAACTATATATTTGTTTTGAATGAACATTTAGCCAATGGTAATTTGTTAAAAACCTGTGTTGATCCTACAGTGATTGGAAACATTGGTCGTTATATCAATCATTCTTGTCAGCCGAATTCAGTTGTCATCCCAGTGAGAACAAACACGCTAATTCCTAAAATTGGTATCTTTGCTGCAGATGTGATACAGCCTGGTGAAGAAATAACATTTGATTATGGAGGTAACAGCAGTGCTGAATGTAATGTAAAGAGCAACAAACTTTGCCTTTGTGGTTCTACCAATTGTAAAAAGTATCTTCCATATGATGCTTTGTTGTATTTAGAGTGA